A DNA window from Linepithema humile isolate Giens D197 chromosome 6, Lhum_UNIL_v1.0, whole genome shotgun sequence contains the following coding sequences:
- the LOC105679920 gene encoding uncharacterized protein, whose translation MPGNRQPDSLEGLSLGRVCRQLDGTCRRLQTLSQQSSTAQALDLAKRTIRPYYVNALSAHLRSQVIEETLRMLCSPSADGSTLVSPPTAVYLLALLLARDIKRLRVHLCCYYGCSHQTFLLKLLASEGVGLESLDLARSALLRLDCKLLHSALLNMRSLSSLTLRNIASDLVLQIVGRACPGLVILDVACSRQVTDAGLKQLLLQVELRDKVAGHGSRIRSPQECTSWSRLKRLLATWKTKNAKSRGKERDVLLEYCESRNSLCDTLRVLNVANTAVTSAGVLLALMHIPQLASLAQYSHMGRVVELMSEEFVDLSTPLSLTQARSCRTTPARLKLLARACPKLTKLHISDPHHSPEALRLFSRITSLSVHGVPAEREWLDGFHSYLRAHGRNLRELSFRMAQSESGSLQVDLREVLSNCSNLHTLVEDGPSVVWSDGHDPPPLRRLRRIQLGRAVNASAITKVLSLAPELTALHVHSCLDLTNEHLERLLKPPVKSRSGCKLDKCVESLQNLTCFYIYEASRISAITVLNTFHSCKQLKRFGNLTNWNMNCEDAKILKATLTRADINVDLCSGSHWFWNNCIQ comes from the coding sequence ATGCCCGGCAACCGTCAGCCTGATTCCCTGGAGGGTCTTAGTTTGGGACGCGTGTGCCGGCAGCTCGACGGGACGTGCCGGCGCCTGCAGACGCTCTCGCAGCAGTCGTCCACGGCTCAGGCGCTGGACTTGGCGAAGCGCACGATCAGGCCGTACTACGTGAACGCACTGTCAGCTCACTTGCGCTCCCAGGTTATCGAGGAGACGCTGAGAATGCTGTGCAGCCCGTCGGCCGACGGGTCGACGCTCGTCTCGCCGCCGACCGCCGTGTATCTGCTCGCCCTGCTCCTCGCGCGCGACATCAAGCGGCTGAGGGTCCACCTGTGCTGCTACTACGGCTGCAGCCATCAGACGTTTCTGCTGAAGCTGCTCGCCTCGGAGGGCGTCGGGCTCGAGTCCCTCGACCTCGCCCGCTCCGCCCTGCTGCGCCTCGACTGCAAGCTGCTGCACTCGGCGCTGCTGAACATGAGGAGCCTGTCGAGTCTGACGCTTCGGAATATCGCCAGCGACCTGGTGCTGCAGATCGTCGGCAGGGCCTGCCCGGGGCTCGTGATCCTGGACGTCGCCTGCTCGAGACAGGTGACGGACGCGGGGCTGAAGCAGCTGCTGCTGCAGGTGGAGCTGCGGGACAAGGTCGCGGGACACGGATCGAGAATACGGTCGCCCCAGGAGTGCACGAGCTGGTCGCGGCTCAAGAGGCTGCTCGCCACGTGGAAGACGAAGAACGCGAAGTCCAGGGGCAAAGAGAGGGACGTGCTGCTGGAGTACTGCGAGAGCAGGAACTCGCTGTGCGACACGCTGCGCGTGCTGAATGTCGCGAACACCGCCGTGACCAGCGCGGGCGTGCTGCTCGCTCTCATGCACATCCCGCAGTTGGCGTCCCTGGCGCAGTACAGCCACATGGGCCGAGTGGTGGAGCTGATGAGCGAAGAGTTCGTCGACCTGAGCACGCCGCTCAGCCTGACGCAGGCGAGAAGCTGCAGAACGACGCCCGCCCGGCTCAAGCTTCTGGCGCGGGCGTGCCCGAAGCTGACGAAGCTGCACATCTCCGACCCGCATCACTCGCCCGAGGCGCTGCGGCTCTTCTCGCGCATCACCTCGCTGAGCGTGCACGGCGTGCCGGCCGAGCGGGAATGGCTGGACGGCTTTCACAGTTATCTTCGCGCGCACGGCCGGAATTTGCGCGAGCTCAGCTTTCGGATGGCGCAGAGCGAGAGCGGCTCCTTGCAGGTGGATTTGAGGGAGGTTTTGAGCAACTGCTCCAACCTGCACACGCTCGTCGAGGACGGACCGAGCGTGGTTTGGAGCGACGGACACGATCCACCGCCTCTGAGACGCTTGAGAAGAATTCAACTGGGACGCGCGGTGAACGCGTCGGCGATCACGAAAGTGCTTTCGCTGGCACCGGAGCTAACGGCGCTCCACGTTCACAGTTGTCTCGACTTGACGAACGAGCACTTGGAGCGATTGCTAAAGCCGCCGGTCAAATCCAGAAGCGGCTGCAAATTAGACAAGTGTGTGGAGAGTCTGCAGAATTTGACGTGTTTCTACATTTACGAGGCGAGTCGGATATCGGCAATCACTGTACTGAATACGTTCCACAGTTGCAAACAATTGAAACGGTTTGGTAATCTGACGAATTGGAACATGAACTGCGAAGATGCGAAAATACTAAAAGCGACTCTAACGCGAGCGGATATAAATGTGGATTTGTGCTCCGGCTCGCACTGGTTTTGGAATAATTGCATTCAATGA